In one Brevibacillus choshinensis genomic region, the following are encoded:
- a CDS encoding ribonuclease H-like YkuK family protein, with the protein MGLTSANTLFDCFHSPTKGLLAKEDVFSHIEQTISSMTGPFEIIVGADSQLKSRGTFFALVITVIRPGHGGTFFYHKFQERRYSSLQQRIFQEAMYAVGLATEVRQYLRDRQHDTPIRLHFDIGMNGPTRKFIQSLLSLAETNHFPAEIKPNSFCASTIADKFTK; encoded by the coding sequence GTGGGCTTAACCTCTGCAAATACTCTGTTTGATTGCTTTCACAGTCCGACTAAAGGGCTGCTTGCCAAGGAGGATGTGTTCTCCCACATCGAGCAAACCATCTCGTCAATGACAGGTCCGTTTGAGATTATCGTAGGAGCCGATTCACAGCTAAAAAGCCGCGGAACGTTTTTTGCCCTGGTCATTACTGTGATTCGTCCTGGCCACGGAGGCACCTTCTTTTATCACAAATTTCAGGAGCGGCGTTATTCATCACTGCAGCAGCGTATTTTTCAGGAGGCTATGTACGCAGTCGGTCTCGCTACGGAGGTGCGTCAGTATCTTCGCGACCGCCAGCACGATACGCCGATCCGTCTGCATTTTGACATCGGGATGAACGGCCCTACTCGTAAGTTTATCCAGTCCTTGCTAAGCTTAGCAGAGACCAATCATTTTCCGGCTGAAATCAAGCCGAATTCGTTCTGTGCTTCCACGATTGCAGACAAATTCACGAAATGA
- the tadA gene encoding tRNA adenosine(34) deaminase TadA has protein sequence MEQDLYKHEAFMKAAMEEAEKAAAIGEVPIGAVIVRDGEIVGRGYNLRETQKDPTLHAEMIAIREASERLGGWRLIGCTLYVTLEPCPMCAGAIVQSRVEQVVYGARDPKAGCAGTLMNLLEEPRFNHQVPVVEGVLAEECGQMLKDFFRALRHKRQPKEN, from the coding sequence ATCGAACAGGATTTGTATAAACACGAAGCGTTCATGAAGGCTGCTATGGAAGAAGCCGAAAAAGCTGCTGCGATCGGTGAAGTGCCCATCGGAGCTGTGATCGTTCGCGACGGGGAAATTGTGGGACGAGGCTACAATCTGCGGGAAACCCAAAAGGATCCGACGTTGCACGCGGAAATGATCGCGATTCGTGAAGCCAGCGAACGTTTAGGCGGATGGCGATTGATTGGCTGTACTCTTTATGTGACCTTGGAGCCATGTCCGATGTGTGCTGGGGCCATCGTCCAAAGCCGAGTCGAGCAGGTGGTGTACGGGGCTCGTGATCCCAAGGCAGGATGTGCAGGGACATTAATGAACCTGCTGGAAGAACCACGCTTTAACCATCAGGTCCCTGTCGTCGAAGGCGTTCTCGCAGAGGAGTGCGGGCAAATGCTAAAAGATTTCTTCCGCGCTCTGCGTCATAAGCGGCAACCAAAAGAGAACTGA
- a CDS encoding PTS sugar transporter subunit IIA: protein MLRSLFSRKKQQEITFLAPLTGTIVPLSEVPDPVFAQNVVGDGVAIQPTEGLLLSPMDAKVTHLFPTHHAIGLTSDTGLEILMHIGIDTVKLKGQGFTPFVAVGDQVKAGDKLIQFDLATLQESGCPIVTPIVITNGDVVAEKNVVAKANVQAGQEPLMTVVLK from the coding sequence ATGCTACGCAGTTTGTTTTCCCGTAAAAAACAACAAGAAATCACTTTCCTTGCCCCTCTGACTGGTACGATCGTGCCACTATCTGAGGTGCCAGATCCAGTCTTTGCTCAAAATGTCGTGGGTGATGGAGTAGCGATTCAGCCAACTGAGGGACTCCTGCTCTCTCCGATGGATGCCAAAGTGACGCACCTGTTTCCCACTCATCATGCTATTGGTTTGACTAGTGATACCGGTCTGGAGATCCTCATGCACATCGGGATTGATACCGTCAAATTGAAAGGACAGGGCTTCACTCCTTTTGTAGCTGTCGGTGATCAAGTCAAAGCCGGTGACAAGCTCATCCAGTTTGATCTTGCCACGCTGCAAGAATCCGGTTGCCCGATCGTTACTCCTATTGTGATTACCAACGGCGATGTCGTAGCGGAAAAGAACGTGGTGGCCAAAGCCAATGTGC
- the glcT gene encoding glucose PTS transporter transcription antiterminator GlcT, producing the protein MSREQEKVYAITRVLNHNVVLVEEPDSQQEIVLFGKGIGFGAKPGNTIPALDPRVEKRFRLESESHQKQYQTILSQVDPAVVGIAEEIIALIAIEITPQLNEHVHVALPDHIQFAIYRLKNGMEIVNPFLFEVQSLYAKEYALAKRAADMIKKAFSLDIPESEIGFLALHIHSAISYTPVNKAVQFANIISELVTIIEQRTGKTIERSTVDYVRLITHLRFAVDRIRQQKSIQNPLLDRVKTTIPEAYELASELADYISSRLEVTVPEDEIGYMAMHVFRLLQQ; encoded by the coding sequence TTGTCCCGAGAACAGGAAAAAGTGTATGCGATCACTCGCGTGTTGAACCACAACGTCGTACTCGTCGAAGAGCCTGACTCCCAGCAGGAGATCGTGCTGTTCGGAAAAGGCATTGGATTTGGCGCAAAGCCCGGGAACACCATCCCTGCCCTTGATCCTCGTGTGGAGAAGCGCTTCCGATTGGAAAGTGAGAGTCATCAAAAGCAGTATCAGACCATTCTCAGCCAAGTGGATCCCGCTGTCGTAGGTATTGCGGAGGAAATCATTGCGTTGATCGCTATCGAGATCACCCCGCAATTAAACGAGCATGTGCACGTTGCCTTACCTGACCATATCCAGTTTGCCATTTATCGACTAAAGAATGGCATGGAGATCGTCAATCCGTTTTTGTTTGAAGTGCAGTCGCTGTATGCAAAAGAGTACGCGCTGGCGAAACGGGCAGCGGACATGATCAAAAAGGCGTTTTCGTTGGATATCCCTGAAAGCGAGATTGGCTTTCTGGCCCTGCATATACACTCCGCAATCAGTTATACACCGGTCAACAAAGCTGTCCAGTTCGCCAACATCATCAGTGAATTGGTCACGATCATTGAGCAACGAACAGGCAAAACCATCGAACGAAGTACTGTCGATTACGTTCGTCTGATCACTCATTTGCGATTTGCTGTAGATCGTATCCGTCAGCAAAAATCTATTCAAAATCCTCTACTGGATCGGGTAAAAACGACGATCCCGGAAGCTTACGAGCTGGCCTCTGAGCTTGCCGACTACATTTCGTCTCGTCTGGAAGTGACGGTACCTGAAGACGAAATCGGCTATATGGCCATGCATGTCTTTCGTTTGTTACAACAATAA
- a CDS encoding pseudouridine synthase, with product MKRERLDKVLANMGLGTRKEVKVLVKQGLVVVEGIVATDPGMHVVADEQDIVVDGEPLNFKRWVYVLMNKPPGVVSATEDNVHETVVDLLPYEWAIKVHPVGRLDIDTEGLLLLTNDGQLSHSLLSPKKKVDKEYFARIDGRVTEHHVQEFAKGVELEDFTTLPAKLEILSSGDTSEIRVTIMEGKFHQVKRMFAAFDLHVTYLQRIRMGPLHLDTDLKPGEYRELTEEELDMLQNHR from the coding sequence ATGAAACGTGAACGTTTGGATAAAGTACTAGCCAATATGGGACTGGGCACGCGCAAGGAAGTGAAGGTCCTGGTCAAACAGGGGTTGGTCGTAGTCGAGGGCATCGTCGCTACAGATCCCGGCATGCATGTCGTGGCAGACGAACAGGACATCGTGGTGGACGGAGAACCACTGAACTTCAAGCGTTGGGTCTATGTCCTGATGAACAAGCCACCTGGAGTTGTATCAGCGACAGAAGACAATGTGCACGAGACTGTCGTGGATCTCTTGCCTTATGAATGGGCGATTAAAGTACATCCCGTAGGACGGCTCGATATCGACACCGAAGGACTCCTGCTGTTGACGAACGACGGACAGCTGTCCCACAGCCTGCTTTCTCCAAAGAAGAAAGTCGACAAGGAATACTTTGCTCGAATTGATGGCCGGGTCACGGAACACCATGTTCAGGAATTTGCCAAAGGGGTAGAACTCGAGGACTTCACAACCCTACCTGCCAAGCTAGAAATCCTCTCTTCCGGTGACACCTCTGAGATTCGCGTCACCATTATGGAAGGGAAGTTCCATCAGGTAAAACGCATGTTTGCCGCTTTTGACCTTCACGTGACGTATTTACAGCGTATACGTATGGGCCCTCTCCATCTGGACACAGACCTCAAGCCTGGTGAATATCGCGAATTGACCGAAGAAGAGCTGGACATGCTTCAAAACCATAGATAA
- a CDS encoding nitroreductase family protein: MMNQYLPQVKENREAGHDIDPVFLNRWSPRSYKSDAIPDEVLFSLFEAARWAPSASNEQPWRFVFVRTAEDKERFYPFIAEGNRVWCEKAPVLVLVISKTISSRDTHNRAHAFDAGTAWGYLALEATRQGLVTHAMGGFDPEKAREVLGIPEGYEPQAVIAVGYQGAKEELNEVLQEREKPSARRDLSETVFEGVFTAK, encoded by the coding sequence ATGATGAATCAATATCTTCCTCAAGTAAAAGAAAATCGCGAAGCAGGTCACGACATCGATCCTGTTTTCTTGAATCGCTGGTCCCCACGCTCTTACAAGTCTGACGCTATTCCAGATGAAGTATTGTTTAGCCTGTTCGAGGCAGCGCGTTGGGCACCATCTGCGAGCAATGAGCAGCCATGGCGCTTTGTATTTGTCCGTACAGCGGAAGACAAGGAGCGTTTTTATCCGTTTATCGCGGAAGGAAACCGCGTATGGTGCGAAAAAGCTCCTGTACTGGTTCTCGTCATTTCGAAAACGATCAGCTCTCGCGACACGCATAACCGTGCCCATGCATTCGATGCAGGTACAGCATGGGGTTATCTGGCTCTAGAAGCGACTCGTCAGGGTCTTGTTACACACGCAATGGGCGGCTTTGACCCGGAGAAAGCGCGTGAAGTACTTGGAATTCCTGAGGGATACGAGCCACAAGCGGTTATTGCGGTCGGATACCAAGGAGCCAAAGAAGAGTTGAATGAAGTTTTGCAGGAGCGGGAAAAACCATCGGCCCGCCGCGATCTGTCTGAAACGGTATTTGAAGGTGTGTTTACAGCGAAGTGA